The nucleotide window AGGACGAAGCGCTGCTCGGTTGGGCATCGTCGCTGCACGAGATGGGGCTGTCGATCTCGCACAGCGCTTATCACAAGCATTCGGCCTACATCGGCAGCAATGCGGACATGCCAGGCTTCTCGCGTCCCGATCAGGCGCGTCTGGCGGAGTTGCTGCTGGGGCACGTTGGCAAGCTGGGCAAGCTGGCGTCGCAGGCGCAGCAAGTCGACTGGCAATTGCTGTTCTGCCTGCGGCTGGCGGTCTTGTTTTGCCGCCGCCGCATCGACGCGCTGCCCGAGAGCATCGAGGTGAATCGTCTTGATGACGGCTTTGAGGTGACGGTGCCGCGTGCGTGGATCGACGCGAACCCGCTGACCGATTACAGCTTGCAGCGCGAGGCGCAGGAGTGGGAGAAGATTGGTCAGCGCTACAAGGTGGTGTACGCCTGAATGGGGCGTTTTCCCGCGCTTCTCCGCTGTTCCTCTGCGCCAACAAATCGACTTGGTGTTGCAGACATGAAAAAGCCCGGCAATTTGCCGGGCTTTTTTTGTCCTTTTGATGAGGACTGAATTGGTTGGGGGGAGTCAGTGGCCTTGATCAGGCGTTCTGGAGTTTGCTGAGCAGTTCCGGTCCGAGGAAGTGTCGCGCGTAGCGCGGGTTCATGTCGGACAGGCGGAACATCGTCAGGAAGTCGGCCGTATTGAAGTCGGGGTCCCATGCCGGGGCACCGCAGATGCGGGCGCCGAGGCGCAGGTAGCCTTTGACTAGCGCGGGCGGCTCGACGTCGAGGCCCGATTGCAGTTCGTTGATCGGCAGGGCGATACGCGGCACGGCGTGGTACTCGGCGGGTGCCATGGCGCTTTCGCTGTCTTGCAACTTGCGATAGAGGCTGGCGGCGTAGTGGCCACCGTCGGCCATGGGCACGCTGGCGCAGCCGAGCATGGTCTCCAGGCCGTTACGCACCATGTACTCTGCCAGACCGCTCCAGAGGGCCATGATGACGGCACCGTTGCGGTAGTCAGGGTGCACGCACGAGCGGCCGGTCTCGAGCATCTTGGGGCGCAGATGGTCGAGGCGTGAGAGATCGAATTCACTCTCGGAGTACAGACGGCCGAGGCGCTTGGCCTGGTCGGGGGGCAATACGCGGTAGGTGCCGACAACCTTGAGCGAATCCTGATCGCGAACGAGCAGGTGATCGCAGTATTGGTCGTATTCGTCGACGTCCAGGCCTGCCGGGCCTTTGACCGATGCGCCCATTTCTTCGGCGAAGACCTGATATCTCAGTCGTTGGGCTTCACGAAGCTCGCTTTCGTCGCGTGCCCACGCCACAGCCAGATTCGGTTTGACAGGCGTTTCAGGACGAGGAAGACGCCTCCGCGACGTAGGGGTCAGCGAAGAGAGCGGCATGGTGGGGTTCGGCAGGTCGCGCATAAAGGCCCTTTTTGTGACGGTCGCGTTGCGACGTACTTTAAAAAGCATCAATGTCGATTCCGTGAACGGGAGGCGACAATTCTATGACAAAACTTGGAATCTCACGCGGCAGATCCCAAGGCGAATGCCTTGAAAGCGCCATTCCACCGGCTTTCCGGCGCTTTCACGTGAGGTCGAAATCAAAGTAGATCGGGGTTGATGACGGCACGCACGACGACCTGACTTTCGTCTTCGC belongs to Pandoraea norimbergensis and includes:
- a CDS encoding GNAT family N-acetyltransferase, translated to MRDLPNPTMPLSSLTPTSRRRLPRPETPVKPNLAVAWARDESELREAQRLRYQVFAEEMGASVKGPAGLDVDEYDQYCDHLLVRDQDSLKVVGTYRVLPPDQAKRLGRLYSESEFDLSRLDHLRPKMLETGRSCVHPDYRNGAVIMALWSGLAEYMVRNGLETMLGCASVPMADGGHYAASLYRKLQDSESAMAPAEYHAVPRIALPINELQSGLDVEPPALVKGYLRLGARICGAPAWDPDFNTADFLTMFRLSDMNPRYARHFLGPELLSKLQNA